In the genome of Falsirhodobacter halotolerans, one region contains:
- a CDS encoding flagellar motor protein MotB has translation MQKQNRPIIKRVKKSGGHAHHGGAWKVAYADFVTAMMAFFLLMWLLNATTEKQRKGLADFFNPTIPINRVSGGGTDMFGGDSVFSEDRMAQSGAGASQIVPTEAQRARGEVGRGDMGMEDEKKALDDLLQARGGESMTMERALRHVVTRVTDEGLVIEVFDLPDTALFEGDTAVPRAVLRDVARVLADVLALTTNRVAVAGHVRNYPLTLIDNPVWPLSADRAQTMRRLLGDMGLEAARITRVAGHADRRPVTQNPMAIRNNRVEVILLRRDR, from the coding sequence ATGCAGAAACAGAATCGCCCCATCATCAAACGTGTGAAGAAAAGCGGCGGCCATGCCCATCATGGCGGGGCGTGGAAGGTGGCCTATGCCGATTTCGTCACGGCGATGATGGCGTTCTTCCTGCTGATGTGGCTGCTGAACGCCACGACGGAAAAGCAGCGCAAGGGGCTGGCCGATTTCTTCAACCCGACGATCCCGATCAACCGCGTCTCGGGCGGGGGGACGGACATGTTCGGGGGGGATTCGGTCTTTTCCGAAGATCGCATGGCCCAAAGCGGTGCGGGCGCGTCGCAGATCGTCCCGACCGAGGCGCAGCGGGCGCGGGGCGAGGTGGGGCGCGGCGACATGGGGATGGAGGACGAGAAGAAGGCCCTGGACGATCTGCTTCAGGCGCGCGGCGGCGAAAGCATGACCATGGAACGCGCCCTGCGCCACGTCGTAACCCGCGTCACCGATGAGGGTCTGGTGATCGAGGTGTTCGATCTGCCTGACACCGCCCTGTTCGAGGGGGACACCGCGGTGCCCCGCGCCGTTCTGCGCGACGTGGCACGGGTTCTTGCCGACGTGTTGGCCCTGACCACGAACCGCGTGGCGGTGGCGGGGCATGTCCGCAACTATCCCCTGACGCTGATCGACAATCCCGTCTGGCCGCTGTCGGCGGACCGGGCACAGACGATGCGGCGGCTTTTGGGCGACATGGGGCTGGAGGCGGCGCGGATCACGCGCGTCGCGGGCCATGCCGACCGCCGTCCCGTGACGCAGAACCCGATGGCCATCCGCAACAACCGGGTCGAGGTGATCCTGCTTCGCCGCGACCGTTAG
- the exbB gene encoding tonB-system energizer ExbB has protein sequence MTPLRTALALVALTLTVMTPPAMAQAPDVPTEAPAAPEAPDTTAPAAQPAPQVETPILPAHDLSPMGMYNQADWVVKAVMLVLLAACFFTWTVFVFKMVEMAGAKTRLTRASRIIRAGSTLPAVAAELTGPRDPASFMVAAALEEARKSDPAIDHAGGTGIKERVASILARTEAQAARRMRKGTGLLATVGSVAPFVGLFGTVWGIMNAFIGIAESNTTNLAVVAPGIAEALLATALGLVAAIPAVVIYNVFARRIANYRQALGDAGAGIERLVSRDLDFRHLPRTPGME, from the coding sequence ATGACGCCCCTTCGCACCGCGCTTGCCCTGGTCGCCCTGACCCTGACCGTGATGACGCCCCCTGCGATGGCACAGGCCCCCGACGTGCCGACCGAGGCCCCCGCCGCGCCGGAGGCCCCGGACACAACCGCCCCCGCCGCACAACCCGCCCCGCAGGTCGAAACGCCGATCCTTCCGGCCCATGACCTTTCGCCCATGGGTATGTACAATCAGGCCGACTGGGTGGTGAAGGCGGTCATGCTGGTGCTTCTGGCCGCGTGTTTCTTCACCTGGACCGTCTTCGTCTTCAAGATGGTGGAGATGGCGGGCGCGAAAACCCGTCTCACCCGCGCCTCGCGGATCATTCGCGCAGGGTCCACCCTGCCTGCGGTGGCCGCGGAACTGACGGGCCCCCGCGATCCCGCCAGCTTCATGGTCGCCGCCGCGCTGGAGGAGGCGCGCAAATCCGACCCTGCCATCGACCACGCGGGCGGCACCGGCATCAAGGAACGGGTCGCCTCGATCCTGGCGCGGACCGAGGCGCAGGCCGCGCGTCGGATGCGCAAGGGGACGGGTCTTCTGGCGACGGTCGGCTCCGTCGCGCCGTTCGTCGGGCTGTTCGGCACGGTCTGGGGCATCATGAACGCGTTCATCGGCATCGCCGAAAGCAACACGACCAACCTGGCCGTCGTGGCCCCCGGCATTGCCGAGGCACTGCTGGCGACCGCCCTCGGTCTGGTCGCGGCCATTCCCGCCGTCGTCATCTACAACGTCTTCGCCCGCCGCATCGCCAATTATCGGCAGGCGTTGGGCGATGCGGGGGCGGGCATCGAACGTCTGGTCAGCCGCGATCTGGACTTCCGCCACCTGCCCCGCACCCCCGGTATGGAGTGA
- the exbD gene encoding TonB system transport protein ExbD codes for MAGGINPRDDGELEETHEINVTPFIDVMLVLLIIFMVAAPMSTVDVAVDLPSSNAAPQTRPPDPVYLSVQQDLTLTLGNAPVPADTLAATLDARTGGDKDQRVFLRADQAVAYGDLMQVMNHLRDAGYLKVALVGIEGAPGGATP; via the coding sequence ATGGCCGGAGGCATCAACCCGCGCGACGATGGCGAACTGGAGGAAACCCACGAGATCAACGTCACGCCCTTCATCGACGTGATGCTGGTCTTGCTGATCATCTTCATGGTGGCGGCGCCGATGTCCACGGTGGATGTGGCGGTGGACCTTCCCTCCTCCAACGCCGCCCCGCAGACGCGTCCGCCGGATCCAGTCTATCTGAGCGTGCAGCAGGACCTGACCCTCACCCTGGGCAACGCGCCCGTGCCCGCCGATACGCTGGCGGCCACGCTGGACGCGCGCACCGGCGGCGACAAGGACCAGCGCGTCTTCCTGCGCGCCGATCAGGCCGTGGCATATGGGGACCTGATGCAGGTGATGAACCACCTGCGCGATGCGGGCTATCTGAAGGTGGCGCTGGTCGGGATCGAGGGCGCGCCGGGCGGGGCGACCCCATGA
- a CDS encoding TonB family protein, translating into MTDRGPISGDWQAARTRADRRRERLGWIGAAATVAGVLAATTAWAIHAQRDGLDLGRNAIEINLEPPAAAPAATAVAPPAPDVPDLQAPEAPDLVEDTTPPPEDLAEDQPIDEIAEIDPLQDAAPDEVALPDAPAPPPPPPTVRPPPRPERVTEQPRREPDRPSSAPAPSQPQQAAPSATGQARQALSSGERQRLELQWGSQINARIQRQMRGGGRDQGVANVQIVVTPGGQMLSVALTRSSGSAALDQQILRAINAASRSFPAAPAGVTGNATFGFPIGARR; encoded by the coding sequence ATGACCGATCGCGGCCCCATCTCAGGCGACTGGCAGGCCGCACGAACCCGCGCGGATCGGCGCCGCGAACGTCTGGGCTGGATCGGGGCCGCCGCTACCGTCGCGGGGGTGCTTGCGGCCACCACCGCCTGGGCGATCCACGCCCAACGCGACGGCCTGGACCTTGGGCGGAACGCCATCGAGATCAACCTCGAACCCCCGGCCGCCGCCCCGGCGGCCACGGCCGTCGCCCCGCCTGCGCCCGATGTGCCCGACCTTCAGGCCCCCGAGGCGCCCGATCTTGTCGAGGACACCACCCCCCCGCCCGAGGATCTGGCCGAGGATCAGCCGATCGACGAGATCGCAGAGATCGACCCCCTGCAGGACGCCGCGCCGGACGAGGTCGCACTTCCCGATGCGCCCGCCCCACCGCCGCCGCCGCCCACCGTGCGCCCGCCCCCCCGTCCCGAACGGGTGACCGAGCAACCCCGCCGCGAACCGGACCGTCCAAGCAGCGCTCCGGCGCCGTCACAGCCGCAACAGGCCGCGCCCTCCGCCACCGGTCAGGCACGGCAAGCCCTCTCCTCGGGGGAGCGTCAGCGGCTGGAGCTTCAATGGGGATCGCAGATCAACGCGCGGATCCAGCGGCAGATGCGCGGGGGTGGGCGCGATCAGGGGGTGGCCAATGTGCAGATCGTGGTGACCCCGGGCGGTCAGATGCTCAGCGTCGCGCTGACCCGTTCCTCAGGAAGTGCCGCGCTGGATCAACAGATCCTGCGGGCCATCAACGCCGCGTCACGCTCGTTCCCCGCCGCACCGGCGGGCGTCACGGGCAACGCGACTTTCGGCTTTCCCATCGGGGCGCGCCGGTAA
- a CDS encoding DUF1328 domain-containing protein, translating to MLGWTLTYALISLLAAAIGFGGTTGALALAGQILFVVFAGLFVVTALLRHRAGKPLV from the coding sequence ATGCTGGGCTGGACGTTGACCTACGCCTTGATTTCCCTTCTGGCCGCCGCCATCGGGTTCGGCGGGACCACGGGGGCCTTGGCCCTTGCGGGCCAGATTCTGTTCGTTGTTTTTGCGGGCCTGTTCGTGGTGACGGCCCTGTTGCGCCACAGGGCCGGCAAGCCGCTGGTCTGA
- a CDS encoding phage holin family protein — MRPAYEERVADAPVSRMALLLSRMVATELAMAKEEVGRNVRKAIIGAVLLIVALVVVLVSLNMLAGAAVIALAAAGVGDTWAALIVGGAGFLIAVLLALFGLSALKPSNLVPTKTAARVRQDFESLKEMMRDEP; from the coding sequence ATGCGGCCCGCATATGAAGAGCGTGTGGCCGACGCGCCGGTGTCCCGGATGGCCCTTCTTCTGTCGCGCATGGTCGCGACCGAACTGGCCATGGCCAAGGAGGAGGTGGGGCGCAACGTCCGCAAGGCAATCATCGGCGCCGTCCTTTTGATCGTGGCGCTGGTCGTGGTCCTCGTGTCACTAAACATGCTGGCGGGGGCAGCGGTCATCGCCCTGGCCGCTGCGGGCGTGGGCGACACCTGGGCCGCGCTGATCGTGGGGGGCGCGGGCTTTCTGATCGCGGTCCTGCTGGCGCTTTTCGGGCTGTCGGCACTCAAGCCGTCGAACCTCGTTCCCACCAAGACCGCCGCCCGTGTGCGGCAAGATTTTGAATCCCTGAAGGAGATGATGAGAGATGAGCCGTAA